In Macaca thibetana thibetana isolate TM-01 chromosome 8, ASM2454274v1, whole genome shotgun sequence, one DNA window encodes the following:
- the HSF1 gene encoding heat shock factor protein 1 isoform X3 — protein sequence MDLPVGPGAAGPSNVPAFLTKLWTLVSDPDTDALICWSPSGNSFHVFDQGQFAKEVLPKYFKHNNMASFVRQLNMYGFRKVVHIEQGGLVKPERDDTEFQHPCFLRGQEQLLENIKRKVTSVSTLKSEDIKIRQDSVTKLLTDVQLMKGKQECMDSKLLAMKHENEALWREVASLRQKHAQQQKVVNKLIQFLISLVQSNRILGVKRKIPLMLNDSGSAHSMPKYGRQFSLEHVHGSGPYSAPSPAYSSSSLYAPDSVANSGPIISDITELAPASPVASPGGSIDERPLSSSPLVRVKEEPPSPPQSPRVEEASPGRPSSVDTLLSPTALIDSILRESEPTPASATALTDARGHTDTEGRPPSPPPTSTPEKCLSVACLDKNELSDHLDAMDSNLDNLQTMLSSHGFSVDTSALLDLFSPSVTVPDMSLPDLDSSLASIQELLSPQEPSRPPEAENSSPDSGKQLVHYTAQPLFLLDPGSVDTGSSDLPVLFELGEGSYFSEGDGFAEDPTISLLTGSEPPKAKDPTVS from the exons AGTGGGAACAGCTTCCATGTGTTCGACCAGGGCCAGTTTGCCAAGGAGGTGCTGCCCAAGTATTTCAAGCACAACAACATGGCCAGCTTCGTGCGGCAGCTCAACATGT ATGGTTTCCGGAAAGTGGTCCACATCGAGCAGGGTGGCCTGGTCAAGCCAGAGAGAGACGACACGGAGTTCCAGCACCCGTGCTTCCTGCGCGGCCAGGAGCAGCTCCTTGAGAACATCAAGAGGAAAGTGACCAGT GTGTCCACCCTGAAGAGTGAAGACATAAAGATCCGTCAGGACAGTGTCACCAAGCTGCTGACGGACGTGCAGCtgatgaaggggaagcaggagtGCATGGACTCCAAGCTCCTGGCCATGAAGCA TGAGAATGAGGCTCTGTGGCGGGAGGTGGCCAGCCTTCGGCAGAAGCATGCCCAGCAACAGAAAGTCGTCAACaag CTCATTCAGTTCCTGATCTCACTGGTGCAGTCAAACCGGATCCTGGGGGTGAAGAGAAAGAT CCCCCTGATGCTGAACGACAGTGGCTCAGCACATTCCATGCCCAAGTACGGCCGGCAGTTCTCCCTGGAGCACGTCCACGGCTCGGGCCCCTACTCG GCCCCCTCCCCGGCCTACAGTAGCTCCAGCCTCTATGCCCCCGATTCTGTGGCCAACTCCGGACCCATCATCTCCGACATCACCGAGCTGGCTCCTGCCAGCCCCGTGGCCTCCCCCGGCGGGAGCATAGACGAGAG GCCCCTGTCTAGCAGCCCCCTGGTGCGTGTCAAGGAGGAGCCCCCCAGCCCGCCTCAGAGCCCCCGGGTAGAGGAGGCGAGTCCCGGGCGCCCATCTTCCGTGGACACCCTCTTGTCCCCGACCGCCCTCATTGACTCCATCCTGCGGGAGAGTGAACCTACCCCCGCCTCCGCCACAGCCCTCACGGACGCCAGGGGCCACACGGACACCGAGGGCCGGCCTCCCTCACCCCCGCCCACCTCCACCCCTGAAAAGTGCCTCAGCGTAGCCTGCCTGGACAA GAATGAGCTCAGTGATCACTTGGATGCTAtggactccaacctggacaacctGCAGACCATGCTGAGCAGCCACGGCTTCAGCGTGGACACCAGCGCCCTGCTGGAC CTGTTCAGCCCCTCGGTGACCGTGCCCGACATGAGCCTGCCTGACCTTGACAGCAGCCTGGCTAGT ATCCAAGAGCTCCTGTCTCCCCAGGAGCCCTCCAGGCCTCCCGAGGCGGAGAACAGCAGCCCGGATTCAG GGAAGCAGCTGGTGCACTACACAGCACAGCCACTGTTCCTGCTCGACCCCGGCTCCGTGGACACCGGGAGCAGCGACTTGCCGGTGCTGTTTGAGCTGGGGGAGGGCTCCTACTTCTCCGAAGGGGACGGCTTCGCAGAGGACCCCACCATCTCCCTGCTGACAGGCTCAGAGCCTCCCAAAGCCAAGGACCCCACTGTCTCCTAG
- the HSF1 gene encoding heat shock factor protein 1 isoform X1 — protein MDLPVGPGAAGPSNVPAFLTKLWTLVSDPDTDALICWSPSGNSFHVFDQGQFAKEVLPKYFKHNNMASFVRQLNMYGFRKVVHIEQGGLVKPERDDTEFQHPCFLRGQEQLLENIKRKVTSVSTLKSEDIKIRQDSVTKLLTDVQLMKGKQECMDSKLLAMKHENEALWREVASLRQKHAQQQKVVNKLIQFLISLVQSNRILGVKRKIPLMLNDSGSAHSMPKYGRQFSLEHVHGSGPYSAPSPAYSSSSLYAPDSVANSGPIISDITELAPASPVASPGGSIDERPLSSSPLVRVKEEPPSPPQSPRVEEASPGRPSSVDTLLSPTALIDSILRESEPTPASATALTDARGHTDTEGRPPSPPPTSTPEKCLSVACLDNLARTPQMSGVARLFPCPSSSPHGRVQPGNELSDHLDAMDSNLDNLQTMLSSHGFSVDTSALLDLFSPSVTVPDMSLPDLDSSLASVRRRAGGEGEQDQQERSRYHLHPTDPRAPVSPGALQASRGGEQQPGFSWCTTQHSHCSCSTPAPWTPGAATCRCCLSWGRAPTSPKGTASQRTPPSPC, from the exons AGTGGGAACAGCTTCCATGTGTTCGACCAGGGCCAGTTTGCCAAGGAGGTGCTGCCCAAGTATTTCAAGCACAACAACATGGCCAGCTTCGTGCGGCAGCTCAACATGT ATGGTTTCCGGAAAGTGGTCCACATCGAGCAGGGTGGCCTGGTCAAGCCAGAGAGAGACGACACGGAGTTCCAGCACCCGTGCTTCCTGCGCGGCCAGGAGCAGCTCCTTGAGAACATCAAGAGGAAAGTGACCAGT GTGTCCACCCTGAAGAGTGAAGACATAAAGATCCGTCAGGACAGTGTCACCAAGCTGCTGACGGACGTGCAGCtgatgaaggggaagcaggagtGCATGGACTCCAAGCTCCTGGCCATGAAGCA TGAGAATGAGGCTCTGTGGCGGGAGGTGGCCAGCCTTCGGCAGAAGCATGCCCAGCAACAGAAAGTCGTCAACaag CTCATTCAGTTCCTGATCTCACTGGTGCAGTCAAACCGGATCCTGGGGGTGAAGAGAAAGAT CCCCCTGATGCTGAACGACAGTGGCTCAGCACATTCCATGCCCAAGTACGGCCGGCAGTTCTCCCTGGAGCACGTCCACGGCTCGGGCCCCTACTCG GCCCCCTCCCCGGCCTACAGTAGCTCCAGCCTCTATGCCCCCGATTCTGTGGCCAACTCCGGACCCATCATCTCCGACATCACCGAGCTGGCTCCTGCCAGCCCCGTGGCCTCCCCCGGCGGGAGCATAGACGAGAG GCCCCTGTCTAGCAGCCCCCTGGTGCGTGTCAAGGAGGAGCCCCCCAGCCCGCCTCAGAGCCCCCGGGTAGAGGAGGCGAGTCCCGGGCGCCCATCTTCCGTGGACACCCTCTTGTCCCCGACCGCCCTCATTGACTCCATCCTGCGGGAGAGTGAACCTACCCCCGCCTCCGCCACAGCCCTCACGGACGCCAGGGGCCACACGGACACCGAGGGCCGGCCTCCCTCACCCCCGCCCACCTCCACCCCTGAAAAGTGCCTCAGCGTAGCCTGCCTGGACAA TTTGGCTCGCACTCCACAGATGTCTGGGGTCGCCCGCCTCTTTCCCTGCCCCTCTTCCTCTCCGCATGGCCGAGTCCAGCCAGG GAATGAGCTCAGTGATCACTTGGATGCTAtggactccaacctggacaacctGCAGACCATGCTGAGCAGCCACGGCTTCAGCGTGGACACCAGCGCCCTGCTGGAC CTGTTCAGCCCCTCGGTGACCGTGCCCGACATGAGCCTGCCTGACCTTGACAGCAGCCTGGCTAGTGTGCGTAGGCGGGCGGGGGGTGAGGGGGAACAAGACCAGCAGGAGCGCTCACGATACCATCTCCACCCCACAGATCCAAGAGCTCCTGTCTCCCCAGGAGCCCTCCAGGCCTCCCGAGGCGGAGAACAGCAGCCCGGATTCAG CTGGTGCACTACACAGCACAGCCACTGTTCCTGCTCGACCCCGGCTCCGTGGACACCGGGAGCAGCGACTTGCCGGTGCTGTTTGAGCTGGGGGAGGGCTCCTACTTCTCCGAAGGGGACGGCTTCGCAGAGGACCCCACCATCTCCCTGCTGA
- the HSF1 gene encoding heat shock factor protein 1 isoform X2: MDLPVGPGAAGPSNVPAFLTKLWTLVSDPDTDALICWSPSGNSFHVFDQGQFAKEVLPKYFKHNNMASFVRQLNMYGFRKVVHIEQGGLVKPERDDTEFQHPCFLRGQEQLLENIKRKVTSVSTLKSEDIKIRQDSVTKLLTDVQLMKGKQECMDSKLLAMKHENEALWREVASLRQKHAQQQKVVNKLIQFLISLVQSNRILGVKRKIPLMLNDSGSAHSMPKYGRQFSLEHVHGSGPYSAPSPAYSSSSLYAPDSVANSGPIISDITELAPASPVASPGGSIDERPLSSSPLVRVKEEPPSPPQSPRVEEASPGRPSSVDTLLSPTALIDSILRESEPTPASATALTDARGHTDTEGRPPSPPPTSTPEKCLSVACLDNLARTPQMSGVARLFPCPSSSPHGRVQPGNELSDHLDAMDSNLDNLQTMLSSHGFSVDTSALLDLFSPSVTVPDMSLPDLDSSLASIQELLSPQEPSRPPEAENSSPDSGKQLVHYTAQPLFLLDPGSVDTGSSDLPVLFELGEGSYFSEGDGFAEDPTISLLTGSEPPKAKDPTVS, from the exons AGTGGGAACAGCTTCCATGTGTTCGACCAGGGCCAGTTTGCCAAGGAGGTGCTGCCCAAGTATTTCAAGCACAACAACATGGCCAGCTTCGTGCGGCAGCTCAACATGT ATGGTTTCCGGAAAGTGGTCCACATCGAGCAGGGTGGCCTGGTCAAGCCAGAGAGAGACGACACGGAGTTCCAGCACCCGTGCTTCCTGCGCGGCCAGGAGCAGCTCCTTGAGAACATCAAGAGGAAAGTGACCAGT GTGTCCACCCTGAAGAGTGAAGACATAAAGATCCGTCAGGACAGTGTCACCAAGCTGCTGACGGACGTGCAGCtgatgaaggggaagcaggagtGCATGGACTCCAAGCTCCTGGCCATGAAGCA TGAGAATGAGGCTCTGTGGCGGGAGGTGGCCAGCCTTCGGCAGAAGCATGCCCAGCAACAGAAAGTCGTCAACaag CTCATTCAGTTCCTGATCTCACTGGTGCAGTCAAACCGGATCCTGGGGGTGAAGAGAAAGAT CCCCCTGATGCTGAACGACAGTGGCTCAGCACATTCCATGCCCAAGTACGGCCGGCAGTTCTCCCTGGAGCACGTCCACGGCTCGGGCCCCTACTCG GCCCCCTCCCCGGCCTACAGTAGCTCCAGCCTCTATGCCCCCGATTCTGTGGCCAACTCCGGACCCATCATCTCCGACATCACCGAGCTGGCTCCTGCCAGCCCCGTGGCCTCCCCCGGCGGGAGCATAGACGAGAG GCCCCTGTCTAGCAGCCCCCTGGTGCGTGTCAAGGAGGAGCCCCCCAGCCCGCCTCAGAGCCCCCGGGTAGAGGAGGCGAGTCCCGGGCGCCCATCTTCCGTGGACACCCTCTTGTCCCCGACCGCCCTCATTGACTCCATCCTGCGGGAGAGTGAACCTACCCCCGCCTCCGCCACAGCCCTCACGGACGCCAGGGGCCACACGGACACCGAGGGCCGGCCTCCCTCACCCCCGCCCACCTCCACCCCTGAAAAGTGCCTCAGCGTAGCCTGCCTGGACAA TTTGGCTCGCACTCCACAGATGTCTGGGGTCGCCCGCCTCTTTCCCTGCCCCTCTTCCTCTCCGCATGGCCGAGTCCAGCCAGG GAATGAGCTCAGTGATCACTTGGATGCTAtggactccaacctggacaacctGCAGACCATGCTGAGCAGCCACGGCTTCAGCGTGGACACCAGCGCCCTGCTGGAC CTGTTCAGCCCCTCGGTGACCGTGCCCGACATGAGCCTGCCTGACCTTGACAGCAGCCTGGCTAGT ATCCAAGAGCTCCTGTCTCCCCAGGAGCCCTCCAGGCCTCCCGAGGCGGAGAACAGCAGCCCGGATTCAG GGAAGCAGCTGGTGCACTACACAGCACAGCCACTGTTCCTGCTCGACCCCGGCTCCGTGGACACCGGGAGCAGCGACTTGCCGGTGCTGTTTGAGCTGGGGGAGGGCTCCTACTTCTCCGAAGGGGACGGCTTCGCAGAGGACCCCACCATCTCCCTGCTGACAGGCTCAGAGCCTCCCAAAGCCAAGGACCCCACTGTCTCCTAG